Proteins co-encoded in one bacterium genomic window:
- a CDS encoding hydrolase has translation MQTFTKVGLDALLTPENCVLLLIDHQPFQLANVNSHEPTMVINNVTGLAKVAKAYSVPTILTGVVAERGGEIFKQLQAVFPDQKPINRTFINSWQDSRVVAAVNKTGRKKLIIAALWSEMCLAMPAIHAMGDGYDVYVVTDASGGVSPESHDMAIRRLVAAGAQPVTWLGVFGELQRDWARTETLKDIPQILLDHAGSAGAALQWEYQLMRAPVATGA, from the coding sequence ATGCAAACGTTCACGAAAGTCGGCCTTGACGCTCTTCTGACACCGGAGAACTGCGTGCTTCTCCTGATCGATCACCAGCCGTTCCAATTGGCCAACGTAAACAGTCACGAGCCTACAATGGTGATCAACAATGTCACAGGTCTCGCCAAGGTCGCGAAGGCGTACAGTGTCCCGACGATTCTCACAGGGGTCGTCGCAGAACGCGGCGGTGAGATCTTCAAGCAGCTCCAGGCGGTCTTCCCGGATCAGAAGCCGATCAACCGCACGTTCATCAACTCCTGGCAGGATAGCCGCGTCGTCGCGGCGGTGAACAAGACCGGGCGGAAGAAGCTCATCATCGCCGCACTCTGGTCGGAGATGTGTCTTGCAATGCCCGCTATCCACGCGATGGGTGACGGCTACGACGTCTACGTCGTGACCGACGCCTCGGGCGGCGTCTCTCCGGAGTCACACGACATGGCGATCCGCCGCCTCGTGGCCGCGGGTGCTCAACCGGTTACCTGGCTTGGCGTGTTCGGAGAACTTCAGCGTGACTGGGCGCGGACCGAGACACTCAAGGATATTCCTCAGATCCTGCTAGACCATGCCGGCAGTGCCGGTGCTGCACTCCAGTGGGAGTATCAACTGATGCGTGCCCCCGTCGCGACGGGCGCGTAA